The genomic interval attgcacTGAGGTGATGTGTGAAGTACACTAGGTCCTGTCCTTCCATCCTTGCACACGATCATGAATGGACTCTGGTAAGAACACTGTTGGGGACCTGCTCAGACCCTCTTCACCTGCTGGTGCTCCAATCCAAACCCTTTTGTTACGAGTGTGGGCTCCGAGGTTCACAGCCATTCCCTTCTTGAGAGCATTGCCCTCAGCTGAAAGGGGCCACTTTGCCAGGTGGTCTGGGAAATATGGTGGGGGCAGCTCACAGCCAGTGACAGACTTATGGGATGTACAAAGGCTGCCAATGCCAAGGCAGGACTGAATCTGATGCAATTCATGCTACAGATGGGCTTTAGTAAGTAGGCACAGGAaggtatttacatttaaatcattaaaattaaataaaatgtaatatttgattTCTTAGCTAGGACATTTTAATGCTCAGGTAGTGGCAGGTGGAGAGTAGCTGTAGTATTGGACAGTGAGGACAGAGTATGTCTACCATCACACATGGATGGTTCTACTGGAGATTTCTGTCCAGCTTCTCATGGGATCAGGCTCCTGCTCTGTTCCACTGGAGACCACCTCCTTGTTTAGCAGCATTCTCTGCTCCGTTTTCCTTCCCTCACCCCGTTTCTCCTGAGAGCATTCCCTGAATAGACAACACGCAGTGGAATTCCTCCTTCACCTTCTTCTTCCATGGAACCGGCCATGCAGCAGCGTCAGTGTCCATCAGCTCTCTCATTTCCTGTCTAGTGATGGCTGCATCCCCTCACTTGCTCGTCCTCCATTGTCATCGGGGGCCTGTTCTCCTATATCTGAGGTCGGCTCACCCCTATGAGAGGAAGGCATCATGAAAGCAGTAGCGATTCAGTCCTGGCACTGAGGCTGCAGAAATCCTGCCTTCACTTTCCAGGATTCATTCAGAAACTGGATGGGGAGGAGAGTGTGTGTCAATATATCAGTGAATGTTACATATTTGAAATGTCATAAATAGAGACACTATCTCAAGATCATTGTGCTTAAAATGTGTAGTGTACATACTGAGTATCTAGTTTTGTGGAAATATGTATTCTTCCACTAAATCTTAGAGTTGTATGTCAGCATTGGGCTATTATGGTAATTGGAAAGTACTCCTCTATCACCTTGTGTGTCAGTACTAGGATTTAACCTCACATTTGAGGCACATCTCTTAATTATTAATGTGAAATTGTGTTCTTCTGacatatcattttaattatatacattttttatgttatttattacaTAGAATGGCAGTGTTTTTGTTTACtagattctatttatttttactttaactcATAACATTTGTTTCTCTCCATATATaacctgtgatttttttcaaatagttatcTTTCACATGCAAAGTACTAATCTATGTGTAATCTATAAGTGGACTTTCCTGTACATTTCATATCATATAGTTGCTCAAGATGCACACTTTGCTCCTGAGAGCAAATATGGAAGGAGATGTCCAATATTTCCAGCCATATCATTTACATAGTTTGTCTGAGGGGAATCAATCTCTCTTACAGCATCCAGTCATTTGATGCTACCAAGCACAGATGATGGTTCTTAGTCTAATTTCACCAGCCTTTAAATatgataagaaggaaaataaatgaaatttctcATTAACCTCAGTGGACACATGCCATTCTCTTGGAAGATGGCCCTGTGTGGTGCACTTGCTTTAAGAGTGGTGgatggggctgcctgggtggctcattcagttgagtgcttgactttagctcaggttatgatctcatggttcatgagttagagccctgcattgggctctgtggtgacagctcagagcctggaacctgctttagattctgtgtctctctctccctttctgcccctcccctgcttgcactctgtctctctctctcaaaaataaatttaggggaaaaaaaacctgtggtgtagagtaggggaggagacagaaaacaaaatgacccAGATTAGCAGATTGTACTCTTGACAATTAGTAGGAGAATGCAACTCACAGCCTGGTCTCTCCCTTATGCAGTGTTACTGAAGGATAATAATTTTCCTGAATTATAATGAGGAAAAGCAATAGCAGTGAGATGATGACTATGACATGAGGACTGTAGTTCCCTCCCCATGTGTTCTCAGAGAGACACTGGACTCAACTGTAACATACAGGAATAATGACATTCCGGTGTCTGCTTTAGTGAGCAACTCCTTTGTgtgaaattttctcttcctttttattattataatatgtcttttctttacatttaaaaatacttatttattttttatagagagacagagtatgagccgggaaagaggcagatagagagagaggaggggagactcagaatccaaagtaggctccaggctctgcactgtcagcacagagtctgatgtggagttcgaactcatgaactgcgagatcatgacctgagctgaagtcgggtgcctaactgactgagccacccaggcaccccatgatattttatttttcagctgaaAATAGTAATCATTTTTATACCTGTTGGATAAATAGTTGTCGTGTccagccctggccagcagggcggtaaatccttgcgggttcttgatcctgagggagggagagaaagggcaggaaggagatgcagagagtggagacagcacacggtttccgatcaagcctcttcctcCTTATTCAGCAAACACCTTACCTTATAAAGCTTTTTAgggggagaacaaggcagctgacctaggtcggttgctaggaaacagggtcaagggattttggctagggtaaagaaggaaataaactaaagtttttagcacagcattgaagggccaataccaccctgcctgtaggcagttgatctttgttcttctggcttctcctctgacagggagtggcgctcccctgcctatttttgcaactcccctcagggagtgacatatccggctagcaaatggccaagcagctgaatctttgccgctccccacacatAGCCATTACCCattcttttacacacacacacacacacacacacacacacacacacacaaccctgtAAAGTGGCAAATCACATGTACAAGTACATCTCACtgaggtgttttatttttcttaactgtCTTCTTTGTCCTTATTGATATAATATTGGtgacatatttcattattttattctcatggTGCAAAAGTATATTGGTGTTTTCTTGGGATGAGTTTACATTTCATGTTTACCCTTCCTCACTTTGGTCGTGCTTCCTTTCTCAGGCACATTGAAAAGTCTGTacaatttatttcatataaatgcatctgtgtgtgtgtgtgtgtgtgtgtgtgtgtgtgcgcacatgaaACTGACCATGGTTTGTTTTTAGGTGCTCTTCTGAGCAGGTGTGAGTCAGAGGACATGTCATGTTGTTGCATGTTTAGACTGTCACAGATgactttataattatttcttttaagaaattttctgcatagattttttttgtagAGACCACTGATCATCTGTTTCTAAGAAATAAAGGAGGTATAAAACAGCATGAAATACCACATCCTCTCctcaaatattattaatatttcttttatgccCATTTTGTACCAGTTGCTTACACACATCAATAGGTTCTTCTCCAAAACtgattcagattttaaaagtcttagaagaattaaaaatatactgtatgCCCAACCATTAGAAAATGATAGAACTGACATACTCATTTTCTGATGCCTGTTTGGTCAGTTTATAACTATTCTTCTTCTTCAGTAGTAAGCATTGGATGCAAATGGTCATCACCCAGCCTCATATCCTGCAATGTGTTTGGTCCAGTCCCACTATCTCTGCAAGGTAGCTCCCAGAAAGGTGATACTTGACATAATGTGCACAGATGTCTGAAATTTTGTATACCACCAAAATATTGCcttctttatgtctttctttATACTACTTTAAGTTTTGCATTATAGCTCCTTGACCTGTCATTGCTTTGAGAATGAATCTGTCTTTATCTCTGtgtgtttatctatttacttaattttatcaCAGGGAGTGAGGTAAAGGTTACATAGTGTACATAATTACATGGATAGATAACTTTTTAACATGTTTGTCCTGATTAGGATGTCAATAAGGAAGAGTCCTACCTCTTTCAGGAATTTTATGTTCTCTAATTGGTTATGTGTGAAATGGAAATCCactgaaggaagaggaaagtgttGGCCAATTGATTTGAGAGTTCTGATTATGGCTGGGTCTGCACAGCCCATGAATGTTCAGAGTTGCTGTTAAATCGGTACGTACTTTGAAGCATGGTTCAGGCAAACGTAAGCACTGTAATTGAATGGTGGTGTTCTCAGGTTCTCTCTGATTGGGTATTTAGTTGTTTTCCTCACATACCAAAAAATCTGTGTGGCTTTCACAAATATAATACATTAGATCGAGAGGTAACACGGCCAAAATATTGATGCAGAAATAGTAGGAATTTTGATTGtaatcaaattatttgtttaagTACATTCTAGGATTTAAGTTCCTACATCAGAAAGGTTTTTCCACATTATGttgtattacatacatatatatatatatatatatatatatatatatatatatatacatttttaatgtctatttatttattttaagagggagagagggaaaggggaaggtgcagagagagagggggagaatcagaatcccaagcaggtgtggtgctgtcagcaaagagcccgacacagggttgaACCCAtgactcatgagatcatggccccagctgaaatcaggtgcttaaccaactgagccacctaagtgcccccttattatattttaatacatgtaaagtgtgAGCAAATCCAGTTGTGTAGTATCATGAgatatatattgttaaaatatctcttctctctgcatctgtttgattctttctttttttttaaaaaaatagtttattataaaattggtttccatacaacacccagtgatcttccccacaagtgccctcctccatcaccaaacctcttttctcctcctcttccttccccttcaaccctcagttcattttcagcattcagtagtctctcacgtttggatccctctctctcctcaattccctttcctcttcccctccccctggtcctccaataggtttctcctgttttcctgtgagacttatgagtacaaacatatggtttctgtccttctctgcctggcttatttcgcttagcatgacaccctcgaggtccatccactttcctacaaatggccatatgtcattctttctcttaGCCATATagtgctccattgtgtatatataccacatcttcttgtccactcatcaggtgatgaacacttaggtttttttccatgttttggctattgttgacattgctgctatgaacactggggtacatgtgctcctatgcacgagcatttctgtatttcttgggtaagtcccgagcagtgctattgctgggtcataaagggagttctatggatagtttttgaggatgCTCCACACAgcctccagagcggctgcaccagtttacattgccaccaacagtggaggaggctgcccgtctctccacatccttgccagcatcgatagtctcttgatttgttcattttagctactctgactggcgtgaggtggtatctcagtgtggttttgatttgtgtttccctgatgatgagtgatgttgagcatcatttcatatgcctgtaggccatctggatgtcctctttggtgaagtgtctgttcatgtgttctgcccatttcttcactggattatttgttttgtgggtgtgaagtttggtgagttccttgtatattttagatactagccgtttatctgatatgtcatttgcaactatcttttcccattctgtcggttgcctattagttttcttgattgtttcctttgcagtgcagaagctttttctcttgatgaggtcccaagagttcagttttgctttcattttccttgcctttggggatgtgtcagttAGGAATTGCTGCgatggaggtctaggaggtttttccctactttctcctcgagggttttgatggtttcctgtctcacattcaggtccttgagccattttgagttaatttttgtgtacggtgtaataaagtggtctagtttcattcttctgcatgttgctgtccagttctcccagcaacacctgctaaaaggcagtcttttttccatcggatattctttcctgctttgtcaaaaattagttggacatacatttgtgggcccagctcagggttctctatcctattccattggtctatgtgtctgtttttgtgccaataccatactgtcttgatgatgacagctttgtagtaaaggctaaagtctgggattgtgatgcctccaattttgGTTTTTCGActtcaatactactttggctaatcgggatcttttgtggttccatacaaatttgaggatagtttgttctagcNNNNNNNNNNNNNNNNNNNNNNNNNNNNNNNNNNNNNNNNNNNNNNNNNNNNNNNNNNNNNNNNNNNNNNNNNNNNNNNNNNNNNNNNNNNNNNNNNNNNttttcgtgcaatcgtgaatgggatcagtttcttgatttctcttttggctgcttcatttttggtgtataggaatgcaactgatttctgtacattgattttgtaccctgcaactttactgaattcatggatcagttctagaaggcttctggtggagtcgattgggttttccatgtagagtatcatgtcatctgtgaaaagggaaactttgacttcttctttgccaattctgattccttttatttccttttgttgtctgattgctgatgataggacttccagcaccatgttaaacagtagtggtgagagtggacacccttgtcatgttcctgatctctgggggaaagctctaagtttttccccattgaggataatattggctgtgggcttttcataaactgcttttatgtttaggtaagttccttctattttttccttcgagggtttttttttaagaaagggtattgtattttgtcaaatattttttctgcatctatcgacaggatcatatggtttttattctttctttcgttaatgtgatggatcacactgatggatttgtgaatattgaaccatccctgtaacccaggaatgaatcccacttgatcatgatggataattctttttatatgctgttgaattcgatttgatagtatcttgttgagtatttttgcatctgtattcattaaggatattggtatgtagttctcttttttggctaggtctctggtttgggtatcaaggtgatgctggctttgtagaatgagtttggaagttttccttctatttttatgttttggaatagtttgagaagaatgggtatgagctctgctttaaatgtctggtagaattccgctgggaagccatctggccctgggctcttattcggtgggagatttttgatcacggattcgatttcttcactggttataggtctattcatgttttctgtatcttcccgtttgaattttggcagtgaatgtgcatttaggaatttgtccatttcttctgttgtccagtttgttggcatataatttttcatagcaatctctgatgattgcttgtatttctcagGGATTGGTTGTAATTCTTTCAGATagctctccctctttttcccttatacattttttatagtaCTTTATGTCCTTCTAAGTGCAGACTGATACACCTTATGTTCCTATGACTGATGCAAACAAATGgtccattatttgttttttcttatatattaatgATTTACATTTTGTGATAATGCGAACCATATGGATATAAGCTATGTCATTTCATTGAGTATATCATGTATTCAAATTATTACTCATAAAGTCCATTGCATTCTCTTTTAGTATGATGAACTCAACCACGGccaactttttttctgtttgaagatttcttttaaacattGCTAAATAGTTGGTCTTGAATGGAAAGTGGTAGGAAAGGATGGAACAGACAAATGGAAGTTCTTTCACTGGGTTTATCCTGCTGGGTTTCTCTGACCGGCCTCAACTGGAGAGAGTCCTCTTTGTGGTTCTTCTGACCTTCTATCTGCTCACACTGTTGGGAAACACAACCATCATTGCACTGTCCCGCCTGGACCCACACCTTCACACTCCCATGTACTATTTCCTCTCCAACCTGAGCTTTCTGGACCTGTGTTACACAACCAGCATTGTTCCTCAGCTCCTGATCAATCTCAGGAAAGCAGACAAGTCCATCTCCTTTGGAGGCTGTGTAGCTCAGCTGTTCATCTCTCTAGGGTTGGGATGCACAGAATGCATCCTCCTAGGGGTGATGGCATTTGACCGCTACGCAGCTGTCTGCAGGCCTCTGCACTACACGGTGATCATGCACCCTCGTCTCTGTGCCCTGATGGCTTCTGTATCATGGTCCTTTTCTTTTATGTACTCTGCATTGCAGACAGTACTCATCTTTCTTATTCCACTTTGTGGGAGAAATGAAATAGACCACTTCATTTGTGAGATTCCCCCACTGCTCAAGCTTGCCTGTGTTGACACCACTGTGTATGAGTCTGAGATCTTATTTTTCAGTATGATCTTTCTTTTCATACCTGTGGCACTAATCACATTCTCCTATGTTTGGATTGTCAGGGCAGTGTTAAGAATAAAGTCAGCTGCAGGACAGAGGAAGGTGTTTAGGACATGTGGGTCCCACCTCACGGTGGTCTCCCTGTTCTATGGCACGGCCATCTATGCTTACCTGCAGCCCAGCAAAAACCACTCCCAGGATCAGGGCaagttcatttctctcttttacaCCATCGTCACTCCCATGGCCAACCCCTTCATCTATACCCTGCGGAACAAGGAGGTGGCGGGAGCAATGAGGAAGGTGTTCTGCTGGGGCGATGATTCCCGATGACTGCGGGGAAGACTCTTTGATGCAAGGCTTTGAATTCCAGAGCCTTAAGGATTTTGTTTCCTGCATGTGTCATACAACATTTGTCCTGATATCTCTCAGGGGAATTTCCTTATCATTCTTTTATGCAAGTGAGTATTCAAACTTTGATTGTGGACTGATTGCAACTTTGGAGATGGTGACTTACTGTTCCTAGAGCATATgcactatattatttttttgaaaaatccatAGGCTTTTCTAAATTCACCTACTTGGGAACATTATTCCATTTCTAATTGCAAaaaaacatttacatacataACATCAAAGCACAGCAAAGTAAGAATGTGAATCACTGAAATACTGTAAGATACTGTaggaaatattaacattttagtttttatcaaTTGCTGGATGCATATCTTTTCTTCTTGCACTGTGATCATGGCTCTGTTAGAAGGTTCATAGATTGACTGTATCACAGCTTCCCCCTAGGAGTAGAAGGGTAACTGtgggaaaaacaaagttttagtCAAAGAAAATCCTGCTACAATTAATCCTGGTAAAGCCATTCAGAAGTCAGGTCATAGAGTGATATCATCATTGTGATAGTGCTGTTATGTGGCCTTCGTGTCATGGAAGGAGGAGGGTATGATGCACTCCTGCTGGTGACATTAAAAGCATCAGCTGGTGATACAGTAGTTGGTGCTTATGGGTAATTTTGTGCGACATTGGACAAGCACCAATGCGAGTTATATGCATTGGTTAATTTAAGTTTGTGAGgcaatccattaaaaataatgcttatagaggtggaatgggagaagatatttgcaaaagactaattggataaagggttagtatccaaaatctataaagagcttatgtAACTCGACAGAGTAAAAGTAAAtaatcaaatgaagaaatggacagaagatacaaatagacattttcccaaagacatccagatggcaaacagacacttaaaaagatgctcagcatcactcatcttcaaggaaatacaagtcaaaaccacagtgagatatcagcttactcctgttagaatggctaaaatgagcaactcAGGACCCCCTAGATGTTGACCAGGATATCCAAAATAGGAATCTTtttgaactgttggtgggaactctggaaaacagcatgagggttcctcaacaaattaaaaatagaactaccctatgacccagtgattgcacaactaggtattggtcccaaagatacaaaaatgcagattcagaaGGGCACCTGTACACTGATGCTTCTAGTAGttttatcaacaagagccaatgtatgaagagagcccaaatgcccattgactgatgaatgggtaaggaagatgtggtaaGTTGGGGCTCCTGGACAGCTtatagttgagcatctgactttggttcagctcatgacctcacagttcatgagttcgagccctgcgtcgggctctgtgctgaaagcttggagtctggagcctgcttcagattccctgtcaacttctgtctctgcccctccctcttcacactttatctctctttctctctcaaaaataaataaaaacattaaaacatttttaaaaaggaagtgatatatatacaatggaatactacttgatgATGAAACAATGAATTCTTGC from Suricata suricatta isolate VVHF042 chromosome 7, meerkat_22Aug2017_6uvM2_HiC, whole genome shotgun sequence carries:
- the LOC115295935 gene encoding putative olfactory receptor 2B8 — encoded protein: MEQTNGSSFTGFILLGFSDRPQLERVLFVVLLTFYLLTLLGNTTIIALSRLDPHLHTPMYYFLSNLSFLDLCYTTSIVPQLLINLRKADKSISFGGCVAQLFISLGLGCTECILLGVMAFDRYAAVCRPLHYTVIMHPRLCALMASVSWSFSFMYSALQTVLIFLIPLCGRNEIDHFICEIPPLLKLACVDTTVYESEILFFSMIFLFIPVALITFSYVWIVRAVLRIKSAAGQRKVFRTCGSHLTVVSLFYGTAIYAYLQPSKNHSQDQGKFISLFYTIVTPMANPFIYTLRNKEVAGAMRKVFCWGDDSR